Proteins encoded by one window of Anguilla rostrata isolate EN2019 chromosome 9, ASM1855537v3, whole genome shotgun sequence:
- the LOC135264120 gene encoding neuronal acetylcholine receptor subunit alpha-10-like isoform X1 has translation MHVWRIQVSLWFLLYINFLPVCWCAQGKYAQKLLTDLFSNYTNALRPVQDTDNIMNVTLQITLSQIIDMDERNQILTSYLWIRQVWIDAFLTWDKNDYDGLDTIRIPSSYVWKPDIVLYNNADDQFSGSMATNVVIRHDGQIMWDSPAITKSSCKVDVSFFPFDAQQCRLTFGSWTHNGNQMDIHNALDSADLADFVENVEWEVLGMPAKKNVILYGCCSDPYPDITYTLHLKRKASFYIFNLLIPCMMISFLAPLGFYLPADSGEKVSLGVTVLLALTVFQLLVAESMPPSENVPLIGKYYIATMTMITASTALTIFIMNIHYCGPEAKPVPEWARKFILHYLARVCFVYEVGENCMSVLPERVDPQAPRGGANWAANGRAPREDPGRTEAPAPTEKEDAERDAASPPGNNTAPFWREGVHAGSDHGVAGGAAGGGGGGGGGTGREVCKAQCICHHQLLLRHLEYIANCYRDQRTTQKRTGEWRKVAKVMDRFFMWIFFIMVFLMSLLIMGKAI, from the exons tgtgTTGGTGCGCTCAGGGGAAGTACGCGCAGAAGCTGCTCACCGATCTGTTCTCCAACTACACCAACGCCCTGCGGCCTGTGCAGGACACGGACAACATCATGAACGTCACCCTGCAGATCACCCTCTCGCAGATCATCGACATG GACGAGCGTAACCAGATCCTCACCTCCTACCTGTGGATCCGCCAGGTGTGGATCGATGCCTTCCTCACCTGGGACAAAAATGACTATGATGGGCTTGATACCATCCGCATACCTAGTAGTTATGTATGGAAACCTGATATTGTCCTATATAACAA CGCCGACGACCAGTTCTCGGGCTCCATGGCGACCAATGTGGTGATCCGCCACGACGGGCAGATCATGTGGGACTCGCCGGCCATCACCAAGAGCTCCTGCAAGGTGGACGTGTCCTTCTTCCCCTTCGACGCCCAGCAGTGCCGGCTGACCTTCGGCTCCTGGACGCACAACGGCAACCAGATGGACATACACAACGCGCTGGACAGCGCCGACCTGGCCGACTTCGTGGAGAACGTGGAGTGGGAGGTGCTGGGCATGCCGGCCAAGAAGAACGTGATCCTGTACGGCTGCTGCTCGGACCCGTACCCGGACATCACCTACACGCTGCACCTGAAGAGGAAGGCCTCCTTCTACATCTTCAACCTGCTCATCCCCTGCATGATGATCTCCTTCCTGGCGCCGCTGGGCTTCTACCTGCCGGCCGACTCCGGGGAGAAGGTGTCCCTGGGCGTGACCGTGCTCCTGGCCCTCACCGTCTTCCAGCTGCTGGTGGCCGAGAGCATGCCGCCTTCCGAGAACGTCCCGCTCATTG GGAAGTACTACATCGCCACCATGACCATGATAACGGCCTCCACAGCGCTGACCATCTTCATCATGAACATCCACTACTGCGGCCCGGAGGCCAAGCCGGTGCCCGAGTGGGCCCGCAAGTTCATCCTGCACTACCTGGCCCGCGTCTGCTTCGTCTACGAGGTGGGCGAGAACTGCATGAGCGTCCTGCCCGAGCGGGTCGACCCGCAGGCCCCGCGGGGGGGCGCCAACTGGGCCGCCAACGGCCGCGCCCCCAGGGAGGACCCGGGCAGGACGGAGGCGCCGGCGCCGACGGAGAAGGAGGACGCGGAGCGAGACGCCGCCAGTCCGCCGGGGAACAACACCGCCCCCTTCTGGCGGGAGGGGGTACACGCCGGCTCGGACCACGGGGTGGCAGGGGGAGCggctggaggtggaggtggaggaggaggagggacagggCGCGAGGTCTGCAAGGCCCAGTGCATATGCCACCACCAGCTGCTCCTGAGACACCTGGAGTACATCGCCAACTGCTACCGCGACCAGAGGACCACGCAGAAGCGCACGGGCGAGTGGAGGAAGGTGGCCAAGGTCATGGACCGCTTCTTCATGTGGATCTTCTTCATCATGGTCTTCCTCATGAGCCTGCTGATCATGGGCAAAGCCATCTga
- the LOC135264120 gene encoding neuronal acetylcholine receptor subunit alpha-10-like isoform X2 has protein sequence MCWCAQGKYAQKLLTDLFSNYTNALRPVQDTDNIMNVTLQITLSQIIDMDERNQILTSYLWIRQVWIDAFLTWDKNDYDGLDTIRIPSSYVWKPDIVLYNNADDQFSGSMATNVVIRHDGQIMWDSPAITKSSCKVDVSFFPFDAQQCRLTFGSWTHNGNQMDIHNALDSADLADFVENVEWEVLGMPAKKNVILYGCCSDPYPDITYTLHLKRKASFYIFNLLIPCMMISFLAPLGFYLPADSGEKVSLGVTVLLALTVFQLLVAESMPPSENVPLIGKYYIATMTMITASTALTIFIMNIHYCGPEAKPVPEWARKFILHYLARVCFVYEVGENCMSVLPERVDPQAPRGGANWAANGRAPREDPGRTEAPAPTEKEDAERDAASPPGNNTAPFWREGVHAGSDHGVAGGAAGGGGGGGGGTGREVCKAQCICHHQLLLRHLEYIANCYRDQRTTQKRTGEWRKVAKVMDRFFMWIFFIMVFLMSLLIMGKAI, from the exons A tgtgTTGGTGCGCTCAGGGGAAGTACGCGCAGAAGCTGCTCACCGATCTGTTCTCCAACTACACCAACGCCCTGCGGCCTGTGCAGGACACGGACAACATCATGAACGTCACCCTGCAGATCACCCTCTCGCAGATCATCGACATG GACGAGCGTAACCAGATCCTCACCTCCTACCTGTGGATCCGCCAGGTGTGGATCGATGCCTTCCTCACCTGGGACAAAAATGACTATGATGGGCTTGATACCATCCGCATACCTAGTAGTTATGTATGGAAACCTGATATTGTCCTATATAACAA CGCCGACGACCAGTTCTCGGGCTCCATGGCGACCAATGTGGTGATCCGCCACGACGGGCAGATCATGTGGGACTCGCCGGCCATCACCAAGAGCTCCTGCAAGGTGGACGTGTCCTTCTTCCCCTTCGACGCCCAGCAGTGCCGGCTGACCTTCGGCTCCTGGACGCACAACGGCAACCAGATGGACATACACAACGCGCTGGACAGCGCCGACCTGGCCGACTTCGTGGAGAACGTGGAGTGGGAGGTGCTGGGCATGCCGGCCAAGAAGAACGTGATCCTGTACGGCTGCTGCTCGGACCCGTACCCGGACATCACCTACACGCTGCACCTGAAGAGGAAGGCCTCCTTCTACATCTTCAACCTGCTCATCCCCTGCATGATGATCTCCTTCCTGGCGCCGCTGGGCTTCTACCTGCCGGCCGACTCCGGGGAGAAGGTGTCCCTGGGCGTGACCGTGCTCCTGGCCCTCACCGTCTTCCAGCTGCTGGTGGCCGAGAGCATGCCGCCTTCCGAGAACGTCCCGCTCATTG GGAAGTACTACATCGCCACCATGACCATGATAACGGCCTCCACAGCGCTGACCATCTTCATCATGAACATCCACTACTGCGGCCCGGAGGCCAAGCCGGTGCCCGAGTGGGCCCGCAAGTTCATCCTGCACTACCTGGCCCGCGTCTGCTTCGTCTACGAGGTGGGCGAGAACTGCATGAGCGTCCTGCCCGAGCGGGTCGACCCGCAGGCCCCGCGGGGGGGCGCCAACTGGGCCGCCAACGGCCGCGCCCCCAGGGAGGACCCGGGCAGGACGGAGGCGCCGGCGCCGACGGAGAAGGAGGACGCGGAGCGAGACGCCGCCAGTCCGCCGGGGAACAACACCGCCCCCTTCTGGCGGGAGGGGGTACACGCCGGCTCGGACCACGGGGTGGCAGGGGGAGCggctggaggtggaggtggaggaggaggagggacagggCGCGAGGTCTGCAAGGCCCAGTGCATATGCCACCACCAGCTGCTCCTGAGACACCTGGAGTACATCGCCAACTGCTACCGCGACCAGAGGACCACGCAGAAGCGCACGGGCGAGTGGAGGAAGGTGGCCAAGGTCATGGACCGCTTCTTCATGTGGATCTTCTTCATCATGGTCTTCCTCATGAGCCTGCTGATCATGGGCAAAGCCATCTga